One window from the genome of Haloprofundus halobius encodes:
- a CDS encoding aryl-sulfate sulfotransferase: MDTPSRRWLLRALVAIAVVGLFVPAGIAAVTYDPEDETTLQRGTVTDLANGSTVVSVQGFHFQGEGNKKKPARLVSVDERGETEWVYDGEEQGATWFYEADPLDNGNLFVVSTRPGKTLVYELNPETEERVWQEEFDIEDTHDAVMLNDEEIAVANMRNWNDSAGRSDDRVFIYNRTTEEITWEWYFHEHYDENTDGGMNDDWSHVNDIEPVGDEHLLLSPRNFDQAILVNRTSGEIDLRLGEDDNYEILNEQHNPDYLESEDGNPVILVADSENHRVVEYELIDGEWERTWEVGEGQLTWPRDADRLPNGNTLITDTMNHRVVEVTPEGEIVWEYYATWGPYDAERVAHGGGSNGPTISDMDAEGSYELSGSAGLEPGEGDRVSFSNWIVGPFLDTPLEEPVSEFATMWAQLTPWIRPVWLSSWGFVSAILGTLLLLVWVGTELVVNRGRIRRRVSAVAQQRL; this comes from the coding sequence ATGGATACGCCCTCCAGACGATGGCTACTGCGAGCGCTGGTCGCGATCGCGGTTGTCGGCCTGTTCGTTCCGGCCGGCATCGCGGCCGTGACGTACGACCCCGAGGACGAGACGACCCTGCAGCGAGGGACCGTCACCGATCTGGCGAACGGCTCGACCGTCGTCAGCGTCCAAGGCTTTCACTTCCAGGGCGAAGGGAACAAGAAGAAGCCCGCTCGTCTCGTCTCCGTCGACGAACGCGGCGAGACCGAGTGGGTGTACGACGGTGAAGAGCAGGGCGCGACGTGGTTCTACGAAGCCGACCCGCTCGACAACGGTAACCTGTTCGTCGTCTCGACGCGTCCGGGGAAAACGCTCGTCTACGAACTGAACCCCGAGACCGAGGAGCGCGTCTGGCAGGAGGAGTTCGATATCGAGGACACTCACGACGCGGTGATGCTGAACGACGAGGAGATCGCCGTCGCGAACATGCGCAACTGGAACGACTCCGCCGGTCGCAGCGACGACCGCGTCTTCATCTACAACCGTACGACCGAGGAGATAACGTGGGAGTGGTACTTCCACGAGCACTACGACGAGAACACCGACGGGGGGATGAACGACGACTGGTCGCACGTCAACGACATCGAACCCGTCGGCGACGAGCACCTCCTGCTGTCGCCGCGGAACTTCGACCAGGCCATCCTCGTCAACCGGACCAGCGGCGAGATCGACCTCCGACTCGGCGAGGACGACAACTACGAGATACTGAACGAACAGCACAACCCCGACTACTTGGAGAGCGAGGACGGCAACCCCGTCATCCTCGTCGCCGACTCCGAGAACCACCGCGTCGTCGAGTACGAGCTGATAGACGGCGAGTGGGAGCGGACGTGGGAAGTGGGCGAAGGCCAGTTGACGTGGCCGCGCGACGCCGACCGCCTCCCGAACGGCAACACGCTCATCACCGACACGATGAACCACCGCGTCGTCGAGGTGACGCCGGAGGGCGAGATCGTCTGGGAGTACTACGCGACGTGGGGACCGTACGACGCCGAACGGGTCGCCCACGGCGGCGGGTCGAACGGGCCGACCATCAGCGACATGGACGCCGAGGGGAGCTACGAACTCTCCGGCAGCGCCGGTCTCGAACCGGGCGAGGGCGACCGCGTCTCCTTCAGCAACTGGATCGTCGGGCCGTTCCTCGACACGCCGCTCGAAGAACCCGTGAGCGAGTTCGCGACGATGTGGGCGCAGCTCACCCCGTGGATTCGGCCGGTGTGGCTCTCCAGTTGGGGATTCGTCTCCGCCATCCTGGGCACGCTGCTGTTGCTCGTGTGGGTCGGCACCGAACTGGTCGTCAACCGTGGTCGAATCCGGCGACGGGTCTCCGCGGTGGCCCAACAGCGACTGTAG
- a CDS encoding NCS2 family permease, producing the protein MGLLDSYFEFEEHGTDLRTEVLAGITTFLTMSYIVVVNPQILGAAIDVGNRTDAQTVQMLAVVTLISAAVATFIMALYAKRPFAQAPGLGLNAFFAFTVVLGLGIPWQTALAAVVVEGVLFIALTAVGAREYVIELVPEPVKFAVGGGIGLFLAVIGLQAMRVVAGDSETFVTFNPVFAQDPVAIISVVGLFLTFALYARGVKGSIILGIVATSVLGYAASALGYNAFPADQAPEGNTLGASSLVGDTTLAYDAAGYDITPLVGAFLEGLSNVDALAFSLVVFTFFFVDFFDTAGTLVGVSQVGGFLDEEGNLPDIDRPLMADAVGTTVGGILGTSTVTTYIESSTGVEEGGRTGMTALVVALLFVASLAIVPLAAAIPMYASHIALVVVAVLMLRNVVDIQWNDITHAVPAGMTILVMPFTFSIAYGIAAGIIAYPLVKIAAGERRDVTVGQWILAGAFVLYFFVRTSGLLTGQL; encoded by the coding sequence ATGGGGTTACTGGATTCGTACTTCGAGTTCGAGGAGCACGGGACGGACTTACGAACGGAGGTTCTCGCGGGGATAACGACGTTCCTGACGATGAGTTACATCGTCGTGGTCAACCCGCAGATTCTCGGGGCAGCAATCGACGTGGGGAACCGAACCGACGCGCAGACGGTGCAGATGCTCGCCGTCGTGACGCTCATCTCGGCGGCGGTGGCGACGTTCATCATGGCGCTGTACGCCAAGCGGCCGTTCGCGCAAGCGCCCGGACTGGGGCTGAACGCCTTCTTCGCGTTCACCGTCGTCCTCGGACTCGGCATCCCGTGGCAGACGGCGCTGGCGGCCGTCGTCGTCGAAGGCGTGCTGTTCATCGCGCTCACCGCCGTCGGTGCTCGCGAGTACGTCATCGAACTCGTCCCCGAGCCTGTCAAGTTCGCTGTCGGCGGCGGCATCGGCCTCTTCTTGGCCGTCATCGGCTTGCAGGCGATGCGCGTCGTCGCCGGTGACTCGGAGACGTTCGTCACGTTCAACCCCGTGTTCGCGCAGGACCCCGTCGCCATCATCTCGGTGGTCGGGCTCTTCTTGACGTTCGCGCTCTACGCCCGCGGCGTCAAAGGCTCCATCATTCTCGGTATCGTCGCCACCTCGGTTCTCGGCTACGCGGCGTCGGCGCTCGGCTACAACGCCTTCCCCGCCGACCAGGCACCCGAGGGGAACACGCTCGGGGCGTCGTCGCTCGTCGGCGATACGACGCTCGCCTACGACGCCGCGGGCTACGACATCACCCCGCTCGTCGGCGCGTTCCTCGAGGGGCTGTCGAACGTCGACGCGCTGGCGTTCTCGCTCGTCGTTTTCACGTTCTTCTTCGTCGACTTCTTCGACACCGCGGGGACGCTCGTCGGCGTCAGTCAGGTCGGCGGCTTCCTCGACGAGGAGGGGAACCTCCCCGACATCGACCGGCCGCTGATGGCCGACGCCGTCGGCACCACCGTCGGCGGGATACTCGGCACCTCCACGGTGACGACGTACATCGAGTCGTCAACCGGCGTCGAGGAGGGCGGTCGGACCGGGATGACCGCGCTCGTCGTCGCGCTGCTGTTCGTCGCCTCATTGGCGATCGTCCCGCTGGCCGCGGCGATTCCGATGTACGCCTCCCACATCGCGCTCGTCGTCGTCGCGGTGCTCATGCTGCGCAACGTCGTCGACATCCAGTGGAACGATATCACCCACGCCGTCCCCGCCGGGATGACCATCCTCGTGATGCCGTTTACGTTCTCCATCGCCTACGGTATCGCCGCGGGAATCATCGCTTACCCGCTGGTCAAAATCGCCGCCGGGGAGCGCCGCGACGTGACCGTCGGGCAGTGGATACTTGCGGGCGCGTTCGTGCTGTACTTCTTCGTCCGCACCAGCGGCCTCCTCACCGGACAACTGTAG
- a CDS encoding pyridoxal-phosphate dependent enzyme, which produces MPTHLSCPDCGRTYENRWRCECGHPLEFAERPLPDGPAPDPSSFDARDGLWSFSDFLPVDRRVSLGEGMTPLVEGEEWNAQFKLEYVFPTGSFKDRGATTTLSRAAELGVDTVVEDSSGNAGAAIATYAARAGIDAEIYVPASVKASKLRAIERAGATPVRVEGSRQDVTDACLSAVESGDGWYASHAWNPAFFAGTATFAYETALQRDWNAPDAVVTPLGHGTLFLGAYYGFRALYDAGWTDRMPRLLGAQATGYAPIAAEQHGDELGESNDVADGIQIREPVQREAILRAIDDTDGDAIALGESAVADELDALHRAGFYTEPTCAVAPAALRAYRERGVLDGDDDVVVPLTGSGLKQ; this is translated from the coding sequence ATGCCGACCCACCTCTCCTGCCCTGACTGTGGTCGAACTTACGAAAATCGCTGGCGCTGCGAGTGCGGGCATCCGCTGGAGTTCGCCGAGCGACCGCTCCCCGACGGCCCCGCACCCGACCCGTCGTCGTTCGACGCCCGTGACGGTCTCTGGTCGTTCTCCGACTTCTTGCCCGTCGACCGTCGTGTCTCGCTCGGCGAGGGGATGACGCCGCTCGTCGAAGGAGAAGAATGGAACGCGCAGTTCAAGTTAGAGTACGTCTTTCCGACGGGCAGTTTCAAGGACCGCGGCGCGACGACGACGCTCTCGCGGGCGGCCGAACTCGGCGTCGACACCGTCGTCGAGGACTCGTCGGGCAACGCGGGCGCGGCGATCGCCACCTACGCCGCCCGCGCGGGTATCGACGCCGAAATCTACGTCCCGGCGTCGGTGAAAGCCTCGAAGCTTCGTGCCATCGAACGCGCGGGGGCGACGCCGGTCCGCGTCGAGGGGTCGCGGCAGGACGTCACCGACGCTTGCCTCTCGGCGGTCGAATCGGGCGACGGCTGGTACGCCAGCCACGCGTGGAACCCCGCGTTCTTCGCTGGGACGGCGACGTTCGCCTACGAGACGGCGCTCCAACGCGACTGGAACGCACCCGACGCGGTCGTGACGCCGCTCGGTCACGGAACGCTGTTTCTCGGTGCCTACTACGGTTTCCGTGCCCTCTACGACGCCGGGTGGACCGACCGGATGCCGCGGCTACTCGGCGCGCAAGCGACGGGGTACGCGCCGATTGCGGCGGAGCAACACGGCGACGAACTCGGCGAAAGCAACGACGTCGCCGACGGTATCCAGATTCGAGAACCGGTACAGCGCGAGGCGATTCTTCGCGCCATCGACGACACCGACGGCGACGCCATCGCACTCGGCGAGTCGGCCGTCGCCGACGAACTCGACGCGCTCCACCGCGCGGGGTTCTACACCGAACCGACCTGCGCCGTCGCGCCCGCCGCGCTCCGAGCGTACCGCGAACGCGGCGTCCTCGACGGCGACGACGACGTGGTCGTCCCGCTCACCGGGAGCGGATTGAAGCAGTAG
- the pyrE gene encoding orotate phosphoribosyltransferase encodes MANEELIAALRDAEAVKFGEFELSHGGTSDYYVDKYLFETDPQCLRLIAKAFAERVDDEKLAGVALGAVPLVAVTSVETDRPYVIARKKAKEYGTAKRIEGRLEEGEAVLVLEDIATTGQSAVDAVEALRDAGAEVDRVLVVVDREEGAEELLAEHDVELQSLLTATDLLADR; translated from the coding sequence ATGGCGAACGAGGAACTCATCGCGGCGCTTCGCGACGCAGAGGCCGTCAAATTTGGCGAGTTCGAACTCTCCCACGGCGGAACGAGCGACTACTACGTCGACAAGTACCTGTTCGAGACCGACCCGCAGTGTCTCCGACTCATCGCGAAGGCGTTCGCCGAGCGCGTCGACGACGAGAAACTCGCGGGCGTCGCTCTCGGCGCGGTCCCGCTCGTCGCGGTCACGTCGGTCGAGACCGACCGCCCCTACGTCATCGCGCGCAAGAAGGCCAAGGAGTACGGAACCGCCAAGCGCATCGAGGGCCGCCTCGAAGAGGGCGAGGCCGTGCTGGTGCTCGAGGACATCGCGACGACCGGCCAGAGCGCCGTCGACGCCGTCGAGGCGCTCCGCGACGCCGGGGCCGAGGTCGACCGCGTGCTCGTCGTCGTCGACCGCGAGGAAGGGGCCGAGGAACTGCTCGCCGAACACGACGTCGAACTCCAGTCGCTGCTGACCGCGACGGATCTTCTCGCCGACCGGTAA
- a CDS encoding glutathione S-transferase N-terminal domain-containing protein: protein MSTPVLYELEGCPYCAKVRNKLAELDLEYESRKVPRSHSERTDVKEVSGQTGVPVLVDEEHDVHGMPESDDIVAYLEETYGSAS, encoded by the coding sequence ATGTCTACCCCCGTACTGTACGAACTGGAGGGCTGCCCCTACTGCGCGAAGGTGAGAAACAAGCTGGCCGAACTCGACTTGGAGTACGAGTCGCGGAAAGTACCGCGCTCGCACTCCGAGCGGACCGACGTGAAGGAAGTCAGCGGACAGACCGGGGTTCCGGTGCTCGTCGACGAGGAGCACGACGTTCACGGCATGCCCGAGAGCGACGACATCGTCGCGTATCTCGAAGAGACGTACGGCTCGGCGAGCTAA
- a CDS encoding transcriptional regulator, which produces MSRSALVGNVTAMLRDADFVVSERCAVRPKSFDLAARRGEDLLLLKILGNIDAFDAVTGAEMRRLGNYLSATPMVLGMRTRDEDLKPGVVYFRHGVPVFNPDTAYDLFIEEVPPLIYAAPGGLYVDIDGDLLADERERRGWSLGRLASELGVSRRTVSKYEDGMNASIDVAIQLEKLFEQPFSTPVSVLDGADEVRDADPTPQDPEADPEDAHVVTVLTRAGFDMHPTARAPFKAVGEDSDSREENLLAGHSAFTRSAEKRARIMSSLGAVTRTRSVYFVEKRAKRDSVEGTALVGCDELEAMRDPDDVRDLIRERADEPAD; this is translated from the coding sequence ATGTCCCGCTCCGCTCTGGTGGGTAACGTCACCGCGATGCTGCGCGACGCCGACTTCGTCGTCAGCGAGCGCTGTGCCGTGCGCCCGAAGAGCTTCGACCTCGCCGCGCGCCGCGGCGAGGACCTCCTCCTCCTGAAGATTCTGGGGAATATCGACGCGTTCGACGCCGTCACGGGTGCGGAGATGCGGCGTCTCGGCAACTACCTGTCGGCGACGCCGATGGTGCTCGGGATGCGAACGCGCGACGAGGATCTCAAGCCGGGCGTGGTGTACTTCCGCCACGGCGTTCCCGTCTTCAACCCCGACACGGCGTACGACCTGTTCATCGAGGAGGTGCCGCCGCTCATCTACGCGGCTCCCGGCGGACTGTACGTCGACATCGACGGCGACCTGCTCGCCGACGAGCGAGAGCGCCGCGGCTGGAGTCTCGGGCGACTCGCCTCCGAACTCGGCGTCTCCCGTCGCACCGTCTCGAAGTACGAAGACGGGATGAACGCCAGCATCGACGTCGCCATCCAACTGGAGAAACTGTTCGAACAGCCGTTCAGCACGCCCGTCTCGGTGCTCGACGGGGCCGACGAGGTGCGCGACGCCGACCCGACGCCGCAGGACCCCGAGGCCGACCCGGAGGACGCCCACGTCGTCACCGTGCTCACCCGCGCGGGCTTCGACATGCACCCGACGGCGCGCGCGCCGTTCAAAGCCGTCGGCGAAGACAGCGACAGTCGAGAAGAGAACCTGTTGGCCGGGCACTCGGCGTTCACCCGATCCGCCGAGAAGCGCGCCCGAATCATGTCGTCGCTCGGCGCGGTTACGCGAACGCGCTCGGTCTACTTCGTCGAGAAGCGCGCCAAGCGAGACTCCGTCGAGGGGACGGCGCTCGTCGGCTGCGACGAACTCGAAGCGATGCGCGACCCCGACGACGTTCGTGACCTCATCCGCGAGCGCGCCGACGAACCCGCGGACTGA
- a CDS encoding DUF7511 domain-containing protein produces MTNEWKTPSDLSWLFEVDHVISPSSFGPDRCTLFPADATDDELLTTWVSADEGAYIALDEML; encoded by the coding sequence GTGACAAACGAGTGGAAAACCCCCTCTGACCTCTCGTGGCTGTTCGAGGTCGACCACGTCATCTCGCCCAGCAGTTTCGGTCCGGACCGGTGCACGCTGTTCCCGGCGGACGCGACGGACGACGAACTGCTCACCACGTGGGTGTCCGCGGACGAGGGCGCGTACATCGCTCTCGACGAGATGCTCTGA
- a CDS encoding luciferase family protein, whose amino-acid sequence MVYPSAERSGRLSEAFENLVLSWPNVRVDYRRGYATYCVGDRPFAVVDGMRLVLTDLTSDAQEALENEWFVDPFRTETGVMETWLTVCITPDELESLLPFVRRSYETAREVSW is encoded by the coding sequence ATGGTCTACCCGAGTGCGGAGCGGTCGGGGCGGCTGAGCGAGGCGTTCGAGAATCTCGTTCTCTCGTGGCCGAACGTCCGCGTCGACTACCGCCGCGGCTACGCGACCTACTGCGTCGGCGACCGGCCGTTCGCCGTCGTCGACGGGATGCGCTTGGTACTCACGGACCTCACGAGCGACGCGCAGGAGGCGCTCGAAAACGAGTGGTTCGTCGACCCGTTTCGCACGGAAACGGGCGTCATGGAGACGTGGTTGACGGTCTGCATCACGCCCGACGAACTCGAATCGCTGTTGCCGTTCGTCAGGCGGAGTTACGAGACGGCGCGGGAAGTCAGTTGGTAG
- a CDS encoding succinylglutamate desuccinylase/aspartoacylase family protein, which yields MTTLGTASAAPGEFATGRLEVGESRDGSSVGLPVAVINGARDGKTLYIQAASDGDELNGVGVVQRAIPQIDPTNLSGTVLVVGIVNYYAFQVAKHRNPIDDTKMNRTYPGDENGTASERIAATTFEAATRADLILDLHQGSTSRMINEVRVRCGPRHRLHRECLELAKTFGCGYILDQKGPDGQLARAGPDEGIPTIDPELGGCVGWDDESIRLGVRGVFNVLHDYGFLDGNVNREPQTRASGFDQYGSPAGGLVDFQCDLGDRVSAGETLFEVTDVFGQLKGRVTADNAGIFWRSRRLPQVATGEYVCSVGVDIDSV from the coding sequence ATGACGACGCTCGGAACTGCGAGCGCGGCCCCCGGTGAGTTCGCCACGGGTCGACTCGAAGTCGGCGAATCTCGCGACGGGAGTTCGGTGGGACTACCGGTGGCGGTGATAAACGGCGCTCGCGACGGCAAGACGCTCTATATCCAGGCAGCGAGCGACGGCGACGAACTCAACGGTGTCGGTGTCGTCCAGCGAGCGATTCCCCAAATCGATCCGACGAACCTCTCGGGGACGGTCCTCGTCGTCGGCATCGTCAACTACTACGCCTTCCAGGTCGCCAAACACCGCAACCCCATCGACGACACGAAGATGAACCGGACGTACCCCGGCGACGAGAACGGCACCGCTTCGGAGCGCATCGCGGCGACGACGTTCGAGGCGGCGACGCGTGCGGACCTCATCCTCGACCTCCACCAGGGATCGACCAGTCGGATGATAAACGAGGTCCGCGTCCGCTGCGGCCCACGCCATCGCCTCCACCGCGAGTGTCTCGAACTGGCAAAGACGTTCGGCTGCGGCTACATTCTCGACCAGAAAGGGCCGGACGGCCAACTCGCCCGCGCGGGTCCCGACGAGGGTATCCCCACTATCGACCCCGAACTGGGCGGCTGCGTCGGCTGGGACGACGAGAGCATCCGCCTCGGCGTTCGCGGCGTGTTCAACGTCCTCCACGACTACGGCTTCCTCGACGGAAATGTGAACCGCGAACCGCAGACCCGCGCCAGCGGCTTCGACCAGTACGGGTCGCCCGCCGGCGGCCTCGTCGACTTCCAGTGTGACCTCGGCGACCGCGTCTCGGCCGGGGAGACGCTGTTCGAGGTGACGGACGTGTTCGGCCAGCTGAAGGGCCGAGTTACCGCCGACAACGCGGGCATCTTCTGGCGGTCCCGGCGGCTGCCGCAGGTCGCGACCGGCGAGTACGTCTGTTCTGTCGGTGTGGATATCGACTCGGTCTAG
- a CDS encoding DUF7344 domain-containing protein, whose amino-acid sequence MSSQFQNHSNWPQILSALSDQQCRRLLGYLHEKDGDIVSLGELTEYLAGGEADSIEEFGTDNVAISLHHIHLPKLANIGLVEYDTRNRTVRYRGHEEVERAFDCLAHEEWVR is encoded by the coding sequence ATGAGCTCTCAATTTCAGAATCATTCAAACTGGCCACAAATTCTCTCGGCGCTTTCGGACCAACAGTGTCGTCGTCTCCTCGGCTATCTCCACGAGAAGGACGGCGACATCGTGTCGCTCGGTGAGCTCACAGAGTATCTCGCCGGCGGCGAAGCCGACTCGATAGAAGAGTTCGGCACCGACAACGTAGCGATCTCGTTGCATCATATCCATCTCCCGAAACTGGCGAATATCGGCCTCGTCGAGTACGACACGCGAAATCGGACGGTTCGGTATCGGGGCCACGAGGAGGTAGAACGTGCATTTGACTGTTTAGCACACGAAGAATGGGTGAGATAG
- a CDS encoding phosphoribosyltransferase family protein produces the protein MNRAEKAALQLQAVAVLRMLKETRTYDELSSVTGLPAGDLNRYVNGHVLPGSERAREVVEGVGRDALSTELEARVRFDDEGYVDNSGVVFDQSFLDLVAPVAANSFGFERPDVILTAATDGITLGAAMARYFDARLAYAKKSKETAVEEFIESRQRLASGIELTYYLPASALSSGQRVLVVDDLIRSGETQELLLDIAEQADTSVTGVFALIGVSDKGLGRARELTDAPVGALTTLD, from the coding sequence ATGAACAGAGCTGAGAAGGCCGCCCTCCAACTGCAGGCGGTCGCCGTCCTCCGGATGCTGAAGGAGACGCGTACGTACGACGAACTCTCGTCGGTGACGGGGCTTCCGGCCGGTGACCTCAACCGGTACGTCAACGGCCACGTCCTCCCCGGGAGCGAGCGCGCCCGCGAAGTCGTCGAAGGCGTCGGCCGCGACGCGCTCTCCACCGAACTGGAAGCGCGCGTCCGCTTCGACGACGAGGGGTACGTCGACAACTCCGGCGTCGTCTTCGACCAGTCGTTTCTCGACCTCGTCGCCCCCGTCGCCGCCAACAGCTTCGGCTTCGAGCGCCCCGACGTCATTCTGACCGCCGCCACCGACGGTATCACCCTCGGCGCGGCGATGGCGCGCTACTTCGACGCCCGCCTCGCCTACGCCAAGAAGTCCAAGGAGACGGCCGTCGAGGAGTTCATCGAGTCGCGTCAGCGGCTCGCCTCCGGCATCGAACTCACCTACTACCTCCCCGCGAGCGCGCTCTCGTCGGGCCAGCGTGTCCTCGTCGTCGACGACCTGATCCGCTCCGGCGAGACTCAGGAACTGCTGTTGGACATCGCCGAACAGGCCGACACGAGCGTGACGGGCGTGTTTGCGCTCATCGGCGTCAGCGACAAGGGGCTCGGCCGGGCGCGCGAACTCACCGACGCGCCCGTCGGCGCGCTGACGACGCTGGACTAG
- a CDS encoding bacterio-opsin activator domain-containing protein codes for MSVIAEFTVDADDFALHHALTTAPDMIVEIERVVATMEDRIMPYFWVSGGDQSVFETAFNEDSSVTNVQKVDEIDEAVLYRAEWTENIETIVYAYIKIGATILQATGRDEYWELQMRFDNREEVSQFQTYCTEHEISFELSQIYHQEEPMASAQYGLTSKQRQTLVTALEAGYYDIPQATTMTELASNVGISQSAFSKRLHHGHKNLITNALTVSHPDDES; via the coding sequence ATGAGTGTTATCGCGGAGTTTACCGTTGACGCGGACGATTTCGCGCTCCATCATGCTCTTACCACCGCGCCGGACATGATAGTCGAGATCGAGCGTGTGGTCGCCACGATGGAGGACCGGATTATGCCATACTTCTGGGTTAGCGGTGGCGACCAGTCAGTGTTCGAAACCGCATTCAACGAAGACTCGTCCGTCACGAACGTCCAGAAGGTTGATGAGATCGACGAAGCGGTTCTCTACCGGGCCGAGTGGACGGAAAACATCGAAACTATCGTCTACGCGTACATCAAAATCGGCGCGACGATTCTACAGGCGACTGGTCGGGATGAATACTGGGAACTCCAGATGCGCTTCGACAACCGTGAGGAAGTCTCTCAGTTCCAAACGTACTGTACCGAACACGAGATCTCGTTCGAACTCTCCCAGATTTATCACCAAGAGGAACCGATGGCGAGCGCCCAATACGGATTAACGTCGAAACAGCGTCAGACGTTGGTAACCGCGCTCGAAGCCGGCTATTACGATATTCCACAAGCGACCACGATGACCGAGTTAGCGAGTAACGTTGGGATCTCTCAGTCAGCATTCTCGAAGCGGCTTCACCACGGCCACAAGAATCTCATCACGAACGCGCTGACCGTCAGTCATCCGGACGACGAATCGTAG
- a CDS encoding tRNA(Ile)(2)-agmatinylcytidine synthase, giving the protein MTVIGLDDTDSREQGMCTTYAATLVADAIRKAGWRVERRLLVRLNPAVKHKTRGNAALALHTNAPPEAAMDLASSVVDRLAVSDDPRTSPGVVVADGDPATVPGSIRRFAREGVRDFHTTDRAVELAESAGYRHRGWCGGRGRIGALAAVGAWAAFDEWTYEHISYREFDRCGTPRNVDDDSVFAAAEAAYPDAWDTVDTEEDQAVCVPNAPGPILYGIRGDDADAVRRVAEGIESESTERTALFLTNQGTDAHLRTGALDAVEDGRAYRLDGRVYDAPETRTGGHVFVTLADGRGGTLPCVAFEPTKRFRDRVRALRSGDRLTVCGEVSGGTLKLEKFAVRELNRVEAVVPDCPACGRRMESAGRNQGYRCRDCRTRKPGKVDRHVERDLEVGWYEVPPCARRHVAKPLVRGGFDGPIHPER; this is encoded by the coding sequence GTGACGGTCATCGGCCTCGACGACACCGACTCCCGCGAGCAGGGGATGTGCACCACGTACGCGGCGACGCTCGTCGCCGACGCGATCCGGAAGGCGGGGTGGCGCGTCGAGCGGCGACTCCTCGTGCGACTCAATCCGGCCGTGAAGCACAAGACCCGAGGAAACGCCGCGTTAGCGCTTCACACTAATGCCCCACCCGAGGCAGCGATGGACCTCGCCTCGTCGGTCGTCGACCGCCTCGCCGTCAGCGACGACCCGCGGACGAGTCCGGGCGTCGTCGTCGCCGACGGCGACCCAGCGACAGTGCCCGGGTCGATTCGGCGATTTGCCCGCGAGGGCGTCCGCGACTTTCACACGACCGACCGCGCCGTCGAACTGGCCGAGTCGGCGGGGTACCGACACCGCGGGTGGTGCGGCGGCCGCGGCCGCATCGGCGCGCTCGCGGCCGTCGGCGCGTGGGCCGCGTTCGACGAGTGGACGTACGAGCACATTTCGTACCGTGAGTTCGACCGCTGCGGCACCCCCCGAAACGTCGACGACGACTCGGTGTTCGCGGCCGCGGAAGCCGCCTATCCGGACGCCTGGGACACCGTCGACACCGAGGAGGACCAGGCCGTCTGCGTGCCGAACGCCCCTGGGCCGATTCTCTACGGTATCCGCGGCGACGACGCCGACGCCGTTCGACGTGTCGCCGAGGGCATCGAGAGCGAATCGACCGAGCGGACGGCGCTGTTTCTGACGAATCAGGGAACCGACGCCCACCTTCGGACGGGAGCGCTCGACGCCGTCGAAGATGGACGGGCCTACCGCCTCGACGGTCGGGTGTACGACGCGCCTGAGACGCGTACGGGGGGTCACGTGTTCGTGACGCTCGCCGACGGGCGTGGCGGGACGCTCCCGTGCGTCGCCTTCGAGCCGACGAAGCGGTTCCGCGACCGGGTGCGAGCGCTCCGGTCGGGTGACCGCCTCACCGTCTGCGGCGAGGTGAGCGGGGGGACGCTGAAGTTGGAGAAGTTCGCCGTACGGGAGCTAAACCGGGTCGAGGCGGTCGTTCCCGACTGTCCGGCGTGCGGGAGGCGGATGGAGAGCGCCGGGCGGAACCAGGGATATCGCTGTCGGGACTGTCGGACGAGGAAACCCGGGAAAGTCGACCGGCACGTCGAGCGTGACCTCGAAGTAGGCTGGTACGAAGTGCCGCCGTGCGCGCGCCGCCACGTCGCAAAGCCGCTGGTCAGAGGCGGTTTCGACGGTCCGATTCATCCCGAGCGGTAA